The following is a genomic window from Nisaea sediminum.
AAGCTTCCGCTTGGTCATGTAGAACCCCTCGGCGCGGAGGGCCTGGAAGATCTCCTGAACATCGTGAAAATCCGGATGCGCCTCCTCGACCTTGACGCCCAGCGCTTCGAATTTGAGCGCGGCGGCCTCGCAGATCTTCGCCACTTCCGGATCGACCGGCGTGCAGCCGAGATCGCGCGAGAAAGCGACCCGCTTCGGCAACCGCTGCGCCTTCACGGCGTCGCTGAAACTTTCCGCCGGGCGTGCCAGCGAGATCGGATCGCGCGGATGTTCGCCGGACATGGCATCGAGCATCAGCGCGACGTCGGCGACATTGCGTGCCATCGGGCCCGCGACCGGGAGATTGGCGAAGGGTGTGCCGGCCGGTCCGCGCGCGACCCGACCCGGGCTCGGGCGCAGGCCGACGATGGAACAGAAACTCGCGGGATTGCGCAGCGAGCCGCCGGTATCGGAGCCCTGCGCGAGCCAGGCGGTGCCGGAGGCCAGCGCCGCCGCCGACCCGCCGGAAGATCCCGCGACGCTGCGCTTCTGGTTCCAGGGATTCAACGTGGTGCCGAGCACCTCGTTGAAGGTGTTCCCCCCGGCGCCGAACTCCGGCGTGTTCGCCTTGGCGTAGACCACCCCGCCGTTCTTCTCCAGCGTCTCCACGACGATGTCGGATTTATCCGGAATATGGTCGGCGAAGATCGGCGAGCCGAAGGTGGTCCGAACCCCCTTCACTTCTTCCAGATCCTTGATCGCGACCGGGATGCCGAGAAGTTCCCCGCGATCCGCGACGGGCTTTTCCATAAGCGCTTTCGCATGATCGCGCGCGCGTTCGAAGCACAGCGTCGGCAGCGCATTGATCCTCGGCTCGACAGCAGAGATCCGCGTCTCAAGCGCGTCCAGAAGATCGAGCGGAGTGACCTCGCCCTTGGCCAGCAGATTGCGGATTTCGGTCGCGGTTTTCCAGATCAGGGAACTATCGGTCATAGGGGACTCCGGGCGCATTGCACGCGTGTGACTCGTAAGGTAGGAAGGCGCAGCTTATAGCAATGTCCCATGCCTGCAATTGTACTCCGCGTGGATAGTCTCGTGCCTGCCCGGAGAGGGCGGCCGCGTTGACACCGCCCGCCGCCTCGTCGCAAGGTCGGACCTGCTCCCGACCACCCGAGAACCGAGCCTCCCGGAGACCGAGATATGCGGATACCCCTCGCGCCGCTGCAGGACACCATTACGGCCGCCTTCGTCAACAGCAAGGTCGCGCCTGACATGGCGGAGATCGTTGCGCGCGCGCTCGTGCGGGCGGAAGCGGACGGCATTTCCTCGCACGGCGTCGCGCGGGTGCCCCCCTATGCCGAACAGGCGAAATGCGGCAAGGTCGACGGCTTCGCGAAACCGACGGCACAGCGTGCCCGTCCGGGCGTGATCAATGTCGACAGCCACATCGGCTTTGCCTTTCCTGCGATAACGCTCGGGCTCGCGGAAGGATCCAAGGCGGCGAAAGAGACCGGAGTCGCGGCCATCGGCATCGCCCATTCGCACCATTTCGGCGTCGCCGGCCATCATGTCGAGGACGCGGCCGACCAGGGGCTCGTTGCGCTGGCCTTCTCCAACACGCCGTCGGCGATCGCGCCCTGGGGCGGCAAGAAGGCGCTCTACGGCACCAATCCGATCGCTTTCGCCTGGCCGCGTCCCGGCAAGCCTCCGATGGTGATCGACCTGTCCGTCTCCACCGTGGCCCGCGGCAAGGTGATGCTTGCCGCCAAGGCCGGAAAATCCATTCCCGACGATTGGGCGCTCGACGCCGACGGCAATGCGACGACCGATGCGAATGCCGCCTTGGAGGGTTCCATGGCGCCGCTCGGCGGCACCAGTGCCGGCGCCAAGGGCGCGGCCCTCGCCCTGATGGTGGAGCTGCTCTGCGGCGCCCTCACCGGGTCCAATTTCGGCTATGAGGGAACGTCCTTCTTCGAACCGACCGGTGCCCCGCCCTCGATTGGCCATATGATCCTGCTGTTCGATTCGGCGGCCTTCGGCGGTGCGGAAAGCTTCGCCCTGCGCGGCGAGGAGATGTTCGCCGAGATCATCGCCCAGGAAGGGGCCCGCCTGCCCGGCGACCGCCGGCTGATCCTGCGCGATCAGGCGGCACGGGACGGCGTCGAGATCCCCGACGCGCTTTATGAAGACATCCGGGCCCGCGCGGCCTCCAATTGACGAGAGAAAAAAATGACCGACGGCATCATCATCCGCCCCGCGACACGCGAGGACGTTCCGCAACTCTTCAAGCTGGTGCAGGGGCTCGCGGAATATGTAAAGGAAAGCCATCTGCTCAAGGCGACGGAAGCCGACCTGTTGCGTGACGGTTTCGGGCCCGAGCCCCGCTTCAAGGCCGTCGTCGCCGACGACGGCGCCGGGAACCTGCTCGGAAACGTGATCTATTCCGCCAACTACTCGACCTGGCTCGGCCGTTCGGTCTGCTACATCGACGACTTCTTCGTCTCCGAAGCGGCGCGGGGCAAGGGTCTCGGCAAGCGGCTGATGGCCGCTGTCGCGGCGGAAGCGGTGGCGGCGGGACACGGCCGCATCGCGCTTTCGGTGCTGCACTGGAACCCGGCCCGCGAGGTCTATCGCCGGCTCGGGTTCAAGCACGAAGAGGAATGGCTGCGCTATTCGGTCTCCGGAGACGCCCTGAAGGAACTCGCGGCGGCAGCCGAGTGAGGCCTGCCGCGCGCTTGACAGAGCGCGCGCGGATGGCGACCAATTGACCTCAGGTTTCCGTTGCGTGGAGAAACACGACCATGAATGTCGATGTCGCCGGTGAAATGAACGTCCTCTGGGACGAGACCCAACTGATTCTCGCCACCTATGGCTTCGATGTCCTCGGGGCCATAGTGATCCTTTTGCTTGGATGGATCGTCGCCGGATGGGCAAGCCGCGCGACACGGAACGCCGTGGAGCGGATCGGCTGGATGGACGGCACGATCAAGCCGCTGATCGCCTCCATCGTCCGCTACCTCGTCATCGTGGTCACCGTCGTCGCGGTGTTGAACCGCTTCGGGGTCGAGACCACCAGCATCATCGCCGTGCTCGGCGCCGCCGGCCTCGCCGTGGGTCTGGCGCTCCAGGGCACGCTCAGCAATGTCGCCGCCGGGGTGATGATCCTCTTCCTGCGCCCCTTCAAGGTTGGCGACTACGTCACGGCGGGCGGCAATGGCGGAACGGTTGCCGAGGTCGGCCTGTTCACCACCGAGCTGACGACGCCGGACAATGTGTCGATCGCGGTACCGAACAGCCAAATCATCGGCGGCGCGATCAGCAACTTTTCCAAGCATCCGACCCGCCGCATCGATATCGTTGTCGGCATCGGCTACAGCAGCAATATCGACACCGCTTTCGCCGCACTGATGAAGCTCGCCGAAGGAGATGCGCGTGTCCTCGCCGATCCGGCTCCGCAGGTCAGTGTCCGGGCCCTCGCCGACAGTTCGGTGAATGTCGGACTGCGCTTCTGGGTCAATTCCGCCGACTATTGGCCGACCCTGTTC
Proteins encoded in this region:
- a CDS encoding amidase encodes the protein MTDSSLIWKTATEIRNLLAKGEVTPLDLLDALETRISAVEPRINALPTLCFERARDHAKALMEKPVADRGELLGIPVAIKDLEEVKGVRTTFGSPIFADHIPDKSDIVVETLEKNGGVVYAKANTPEFGAGGNTFNEVLGTTLNPWNQKRSVAGSSGGSAAALASGTAWLAQGSDTGGSLRNPASFCSIVGLRPSPGRVARGPAGTPFANLPVAGPMARNVADVALMLDAMSGEHPRDPISLARPAESFSDAVKAQRLPKRVAFSRDLGCTPVDPEVAKICEAAALKFEALGVKVEEAHPDFHDVQEIFQALRAEGFYMTKRKLLEEHRDKMKPEVVWNIEKALDYSLEDFTRVQLARGAYIQRAVDFFETYDLLLSPATCVGPYPVEQRYVEVCDGHTFDNYVEWLTMAYAITLTTFPALSIPAGFTAEGLPVGLQVVGGPRGEAALLSAAGLLEAEIGHAAAVPIDPI
- a CDS encoding Ldh family oxidoreductase translates to MRIPLAPLQDTITAAFVNSKVAPDMAEIVARALVRAEADGISSHGVARVPPYAEQAKCGKVDGFAKPTAQRARPGVINVDSHIGFAFPAITLGLAEGSKAAKETGVAAIGIAHSHHFGVAGHHVEDAADQGLVALAFSNTPSAIAPWGGKKALYGTNPIAFAWPRPGKPPMVIDLSVSTVARGKVMLAAKAGKSIPDDWALDADGNATTDANAALEGSMAPLGGTSAGAKGAALALMVELLCGALTGSNFGYEGTSFFEPTGAPPSIGHMILLFDSAAFGGAESFALRGEEMFAEIIAQEGARLPGDRRLILRDQAARDGVEIPDALYEDIRARAASN
- a CDS encoding GNAT family N-acetyltransferase, whose product is MTDGIIIRPATREDVPQLFKLVQGLAEYVKESHLLKATEADLLRDGFGPEPRFKAVVADDGAGNLLGNVIYSANYSTWLGRSVCYIDDFFVSEAARGKGLGKRLMAAVAAEAVAAGHGRIALSVLHWNPAREVYRRLGFKHEEEWLRYSVSGDALKELAAAAE
- a CDS encoding mechanosensitive ion channel family protein — encoded protein: MNVDVAGEMNVLWDETQLILATYGFDVLGAIVILLLGWIVAGWASRATRNAVERIGWMDGTIKPLIASIVRYLVIVVTVVAVLNRFGVETTSIIAVLGAAGLAVGLALQGTLSNVAAGVMILFLRPFKVGDYVTAGGNGGTVAEVGLFTTELTTPDNVSIAVPNSQIIGGAISNFSKHPTRRIDIVVGIGYSSNIDTAFAALMKLAEGDARVLADPAPQVSVRALADSSVNVGLRFWVNSADYWPTLFDFNKAVKETLDANGIEIPFPQRVVELKNPK